In the Sandaracinus amylolyticus genome, CGCCGACGGACGCGGTCAGGTGTGGTTCGTCGAGATCTCGACCGCGACCATCGTCGCGATCGACACCGCGACCGGTCGCCTGGCGCGCATGGACACCGCGCCGGGGCGCGTCGCGGGATGCACCGGCTCGTACGGCATCGCCGTCGACGCGGACGATCGCGTGTGGCTCGCGGGCTTCACCTGCGGCGCGGTGTTCCGCTTCGATCAGACCACGCGCACGTGGAGCGAATTCCCGCTGCCCGATTCCGGCGTGACGCGCGGCATCGCGGCGGACGCGAGCGGTCGTGTGTACGTCGCGTCGTCGCACGAGTACTACCGCGTGCTGCCGAGCGGCAGCGTCGAGGCGAGCCCGCCGATCTCGCGCGTGACGATCCTCGATGCGAACCGCGGCGTCGTGCAGCGCATCTGGGGCACGACGCTCGATCCGCTGCCGGGGCGCGGCACGACCGGCGTCGGGCTCGACTCCGCGGGAATGGTTTGGTTGGTCAACCAAGAATCGGCGACCGCGACGCGCGTCGATCCGCGCACCGGCCTCTCGCGCGAATTCCCGACCGGCATCGGGCCCTACACGTACAGCGACTTCACGGGCTACGCGCTGCGCACGTTCACCGCGCCGAACGGCTACTACCGCACGATCGTGCCCGGCTGCGCGGTGGGCCCGACCGAGTGGGAGCACGTGACGTGGGACGCGACGGTGCCCGCCGGCACGCGGCTCGAGCTGCGCGCGCGCACCGCCGACGACGTCGCCGATCTCGGGAGCGCGACGTGGGTCGGACCGTTCATCGCGCGGCCCACCGATCTCGTCGCGATGCCCGGGCCCGTGGGCACGGGACGTCACCTCGAGCTCGAGATCCAGCTCTTCAGCGACGGAGGCACGCGCGCTCCGTCGATCGAGGATCTCGTCGTGCAGTACAACTGCCCGTGATGACGAGCACCATCAAGACACGCGCGGTGGTCTTCACCGGCGCGGGCGATGTCGACGTCCTCTCGATCGCCGAGCGAGCGATCCACGCGCCGGGCCCCGGCGAGATCCTCGTGCGCGTCGCGGCAGCGGGGCTCAACCGCGCCGATCTCCTCCAGCGCCGCGGGCTCTATCCCGCACCACCGGGCGCGCCCGCCGACGTGCCGGGGCTCGAGTACGCGGGCCACGTCGAGGCGCTCGGCGAGGGTGTCATCGACTGGAAGATCGGCGATCGCGTGATGGGCATCGTCGCGGGCGGCGGCATGAGCACGCACCTCGTGGTGCACGCGCGCGAAGCGATCCCGGTGCCGAACGGCATGGCGATCGAGGACGCGGCCGCGATCCCCGAGGTGTTCCTCACGACGTGGGACGCGCTGTTCCTGCAGGCGGAGATGCGCGCCGGTCAGATCGTGCTGGTGCACGCTGCGGGCAGCGGGATCGGCACCGCCGCGATCCAGCTCGCGCGCGCGGTGAGCGCGATCCCGGTGGGTACGTCGCGCACGCGCGAGAAGCTCGAGCGCTGCAAGGCGCTCGGTCTCGCCCACGCGATCGAGGTGCCGCCGAAGACCGAGCCGGCGTTCGCGGTCGCGCTCGAGCGGGAGGTCGGTCGCGGTGCCGACGTCATCCTCGACTCGGTCGGCGCGTCGTACCTCGGAGAGAACGTCCGCGCGCTCGCGACGAAGGGCACGATCGTCGTGATCGGCATGCTCGGCGGAGTGAACGGAGCGCTGCCGATGGCGGTGCTGCTCGCGCGCCGTGCGCGGGTGATCGGCACCGTGCTGCGCGCGCGTCCGCTCGAGGAGAAGGCCACCCTCGCGCGCATCTTCGCGCGCGAGGCGGTGCCGCTCTTCGAGCGCGGCGTGCTGAAGCCCGTCGTCGGCGAGGTCATGCCGATGGACCGGATCGCCGATGCGCACCGCGCGATGGAGCGAGACGAGACGTTCGGGAAGATCGTGATGCGCTGGTGAGCGTCAGCGCGGACTCGGGATCGTGATCGCGACCGGACGCTCGCGGGCGAGAACACGGTCGCGAGCTGGATGTGCTCGAAGATCGTCCCCCGAGTGTCCTCCACGGTCCCGCCCTCCCGCTGCGACGCAGATCTTGGCGGCCCCCCCCGCGGGCCCGAGCTATGGGCAATTTGCCCGCATTCGACGCTCGCTCGCATCGCGCGATCGAACGCGCAGCCTCGAGAAGATCGTGCTGCGGTGGTGAGCTAGCCTTTCGTCATGGTCGAAGCGCACGGGCAGCGAGTCTCGGAATCGGAGTACCTCGCGCTCGAGCGCACGAGCGTCGAGAAGCACGAGTACGTGAACGGCGAGATGTTCGCGATGGCCGGCGGCACCCCGCTGCACGCCGCCATCGCCGCGAACCTCGCCGGCGCGCTGCGCAACGCGCTCCGCGGGAAGCCGTGCGGCGTCGCATCGAGCGACCTCCGCGTGCACGTCCGCTCCACTGGCCTCTACACCTATCCGGACCTCACCGTGGTGTGTGGCCGCGTCGAGCTGCACCCCGAGGACGACACGGTCATCACGAACCCGACGCTGATCGTCGAGGTCCTTTCGAAGACGACCGAGGCCTACGATCGCGGAGCGAAGTTCGCGCACTACGAGCACATCCCTTCGCTCGCGGAGTACCTCCTGGTGTCCGCCGACGCGCGCCGTCTCGAGCACTACCGCCGCCTCGACACGGGCCAGTGGCTGCGCACGGTCGTCGATGCGAACGACACCCCCGAAGGCACCCTCGAGCTCCCCACGCTCGCGGCACGCATCGCGATCGCCGACATCCTCGAGGGCCTCGCGATCTTCGCCTGACCCCACCTCGCGCTCATCCTTCGCGGGGCGAATGCGCAGCGGAGCCCGTCTCGCGAGCGTCTGGGCCGCGGCGAAGCGCGGACCAGTCGCGAGCCATCTCCACCAACCCAACGAGGCGGCAGAACCGCGGTACCGGCGCGAGGGGGTGGGTCCGGCGGCCTCGTGCGACGGGGCCTCGCAGACGTCGACCACAGACTGATCGTAGCGTCGCGGCAGAGCGCGAAGCGCGCGCCGCGATGCGCCCACTGCCTCCCGACGCTCGCGGCCTTCCGTCCAGCAGCCCGCGAGCACCTCAGGCCGCCGGACCCACCCCCTCGCGCCTCACGCCGAAGCCCTGCCTACCGTCGAACCCAGCCCACGATCCGCTCCACAGCCTCGACCACCCGAGCGCAATGGCGCCTCAGGAACGTCTCGTCGAGCGGCTGCTCGCGCGGGATCACGCTCACCGCCGAGAGCGCGCGCGGCCCGTCGAAGTCGACGTACGCGAGGCGCGCGGTGAGCTCCTCCTCGGGTCGACCGAACACCGACCCCGGCAGCAGCGCGACGCCCGTGTCGTCGAGCAGCGCCTCGCACAGCGCGGTGCTCGTCGTGAGCCCCCGTGCGCGCATCGCGGCGCCGACGCCGCCGAAGTCCGGGAACACGTAGAACGCACCGACCGGCTGCGCGCAGTCGATGCCCGCCGCGACGAGCCTCCGCGCGCTCCATCGTCCGAGCGCCGCGAGCACGCGCCGCACCTGCTGCAGGTAACGATCGATGTCCTCGCCGCCCTCGAACGCGACGATCGCCGCGTGCTGCACCGGCGACGACGTCGACGTGTACGTCTCGCTCGCGACGCACGCCATCGCGTCGAGCAGCCCGCGCAGCTCCTGCGGGAACACGAACGCGCCGAGCCTCCATCCGCCCGCGCCGATCCACTTCGAGATCCCGGTCGAGAGGATCGTGCCCTCGGGATACCAGCGCGCGATCGACGCGTGCTGACCCTTGTGGTGCAGCTCCGCGTAGATCTCGTCGGCGAGCAGCAGCACGCCGTACTTCTGCGCGACGCGCGCGAGCTCGCGCAGCTCGTCCGCGCGATAGGTGAGGCCCGTCGGGTTGCTCGGATAGTTGAGCACGAGCAGGCGCGATCGATCCCCGCCGCGCTCGCACACCGCCGCGAGATCGTCGGGGCGCAGCAGGTACTGATCCTCGCGCCGCGTCGGCAGCATCACGACCTCGCGCCCGAGCACGCGCGCCTGCGGCACGTACGAGACCCAGGACGGCGTCGGGATCAACAGGTCGCCGCTGAACGCGATCTGCAGCAGGAACACGAGCTCCTTGCTGCCCGGCCCCACGAGCACGTCCTCACCGGTGCGATCGACGCCGAGCCTTCGCTCCACGTGCGCCGCGATCGCGCGACGCAGCGCGGGAAGACCCTGCGCCGGCAGGTACTCCTTCTCCGCCGCGGCCGCGCGCAGCGCGTCGACCATGCGATCGGGGATCGGGAACGGCGACTGCCCGAGCACGAGCTTGTAGACGTTGTCGCCGCGCGCGCGCATCGCGTCGCAGCGCTCCGCGATGCGCACGGCGGGCGAGGTCATCATCCCGCGCACGTGCGGGCTCAGCGTCGAATCGAGCGGACGTCTCATTCGAAGGGGCGGCAGCATAGCAGCAGCCGTCGCACGCTCGTCACCCGCCCGGTTGAACGGCATCACCGGGATGCGACAAGGTCACGACGATGCGAACGAGCGACGAGATCCTGCGCGACGGCACCGACGTGCGCGCGGTGCTCTGCGAGCTGTGCCGGCGCTTCCACGCGCTCGGATGGGCATCGGGCACGGGCGGCGGCATCAGCATCCGCGAGGGCGCGCGGGTGTGGGTCGCGCCGAGCGGCGTGCACAAGGAGCTGATCGCGGAGGACGATCTCTTCGCGATCGACCTCGAGGGCACGCTCGTCGCCCCACCGCGCGATCCCGCGCTGCGCCCGAGCGCGTGCACGCCGCTCTTCCTGCACGCGTACCGACTGCGCGATGCCGGCGCGGTGATCCACTCGCACAGCAAGAGCGCGATGCTCGCGACGCTGCTCGCGGGCGACACGCTGCGCGTCTCGCGCCTCGAGATGATCAAAGGGCTCGCGGGGCACGGCTACCGCGACGAGGTCGTGGTGCCGATCCTCGAGAACACCGATCACGAGGAGCAGCTCGCGGACGGGCTCGAGGCCGCGATCCGCGCGTTCCCGCGCACCCACGCCGTGCTGGTGCGCGCGCACGGCGTCTACGTGTGGGGCCGCGACTGGCGCCAGGCGAAGGCGCACGCCGAGGTCTACGACTACCTGTTCGACGTCTACGTGCGCATGCGCCAGCTCGGGGTGACGCGATGAAGGCGTTCTGGCTCGACGATCACACCGCGATCGACGGCGACACGCTGCGCGCCGAGGGCGTGCACCACGATCACCACGAGGTCGGCGCGCACGACGGGCCGCTCGCCGCGCTGATGCGCGCGCAGGGCTACGTCGAGCGCGACGAGGTCGAGCTGCGTCCGACGACGCCCGAGCTCGACGTGCTGCTCGCGAAGTTCGATCGCGAGCACACGCACGACGAGGACGAAGTGCGCTTCGTGCTCGAGGGCGAAGCGGTGTTCGACATCCGCTCGCGCGACGATCGCTGGATGCGCGTCGTCGTGCGCGAGGGCGACCTCATCGTGGTCCCGAAGGATCGCAATCATCGCTTCGAGCTCACGGAGACGCGCACCGTGCGCGCCGTGCGGCTGTTCCGAGACCGCAAGGGCTGGGTCCCGCGCTATCGCGCGTGATCAATCCTCGTCGAGGACTTCGTTCGGGTCGCGCGGCAGGAACAGGCGGCCCACCGGCAGCTCGATCGCCTCGAAGGGCGCGACCCGTACGACGTCGTTCTCGTCATAGGTGCCGACCTCGAGCCAGCGGCCGTGGTCGCGATCGAGCGCGAGCGCCTCGAGCGTGCGCGCTTCGGGATCGACGATCCAATAGTAGGAGACCTCGTGACGCGCGTAGAGGCGGCGCTTGGTCACGCGGTCCCGCACGCGGGTCGACGGTGAGAGGATCTCGCAAACCCAATCGGGCGCGATCGAGAGAGGACGCTGATCGGGTCGCGCCAAGCGCGAGCGGCGCCAGCCCGAGACGTCCGGACGCACCACGTCGTGCGGGCCGAGTGCGAT is a window encoding:
- a CDS encoding NAD(P)H-quinone oxidoreductase, which encodes MTSTIKTRAVVFTGAGDVDVLSIAERAIHAPGPGEILVRVAAAGLNRADLLQRRGLYPAPPGAPADVPGLEYAGHVEALGEGVIDWKIGDRVMGIVAGGGMSTHLVVHAREAIPVPNGMAIEDAAAIPEVFLTTWDALFLQAEMRAGQIVLVHAAGSGIGTAAIQLARAVSAIPVGTSRTREKLERCKALGLAHAIEVPPKTEPAFAVALEREVGRGADVILDSVGASYLGENVRALATKGTIVVIGMLGGVNGALPMAVLLARRARVIGTVLRARPLEEKATLARIFAREAVPLFERGVLKPVVGEVMPMDRIADAHRAMERDETFGKIVMRW
- a CDS encoding Uma2 family endonuclease gives rise to the protein MVEAHGQRVSESEYLALERTSVEKHEYVNGEMFAMAGGTPLHAAIAANLAGALRNALRGKPCGVASSDLRVHVRSTGLYTYPDLTVVCGRVELHPEDDTVITNPTLIVEVLSKTTEAYDRGAKFAHYEHIPSLAEYLLVSADARRLEHYRRLDTGQWLRTVVDANDTPEGTLELPTLAARIAIADILEGLAIFA
- a CDS encoding pyridoxal phosphate-dependent aminotransferase — its product is MRRPLDSTLSPHVRGMMTSPAVRIAERCDAMRARGDNVYKLVLGQSPFPIPDRMVDALRAAAAEKEYLPAQGLPALRRAIAAHVERRLGVDRTGEDVLVGPGSKELVFLLQIAFSGDLLIPTPSWVSYVPQARVLGREVVMLPTRREDQYLLRPDDLAAVCERGGDRSRLLVLNYPSNPTGLTYRADELRELARVAQKYGVLLLADEIYAELHHKGQHASIARWYPEGTILSTGISKWIGAGGWRLGAFVFPQELRGLLDAMACVASETYTSTSSPVQHAAIVAFEGGEDIDRYLQQVRRVLAALGRWSARRLVAAGIDCAQPVGAFYVFPDFGGVGAAMRARGLTTSTALCEALLDDTGVALLPGSVFGRPEEELTARLAYVDFDGPRALSAVSVIPREQPLDETFLRRHCARVVEAVERIVGWVRR
- the mtnB gene encoding methylthioribulose 1-phosphate dehydratase translates to MRTSDEILRDGTDVRAVLCELCRRFHALGWASGTGGGISIREGARVWVAPSGVHKELIAEDDLFAIDLEGTLVAPPRDPALRPSACTPLFLHAYRLRDAGAVIHSHSKSAMLATLLAGDTLRVSRLEMIKGLAGHGYRDEVVVPILENTDHEEQLADGLEAAIRAFPRTHAVLVRAHGVYVWGRDWRQAKAHAEVYDYLFDVYVRMRQLGVTR
- a CDS encoding 1,2-dihydroxy-3-keto-5-methylthiopentene dioxygenase gives rise to the protein MKAFWLDDHTAIDGDTLRAEGVHHDHHEVGAHDGPLAALMRAQGYVERDEVELRPTTPELDVLLAKFDREHTHDEDEVRFVLEGEAVFDIRSRDDRWMRVVVREGDLIVVPKDRNHRFELTETRTVRAVRLFRDRKGWVPRYRA